In the genome of Myxococcus stipitatus, one region contains:
- a CDS encoding SMI1/KNR4 family protein produces MPQPPKDLVRALERLDVAIRRADPGGHASFLPPAAPEQLAGLEAEIGTALPGDLRALFSWHDGTARVSFDGSSVYSMMGCVEAISTRRFLLGFNSDGARFSEHWVPVLTKGNGDYVAYVLSGTEAGQLVEYRHDDASRPIWAPSLAALVASALRTWESKPVRQQGTLMRIGGWSRESAVHVGALGVGDAIVVCTLGAAMRPFWNLYVQVDANRWVWGFSGAEDWEPEALAVASRAIGGPLKDTSTVASSVDGLLLDNAWTFEDRPPRAPDDLSMLGVYRGRVVRA; encoded by the coding sequence ATGCCGCAGCCTCCCAAGGATCTCGTCCGCGCTCTCGAACGTCTCGATGTGGCCATCCGCCGCGCCGACCCCGGGGGGCACGCCTCGTTCCTACCGCCGGCTGCGCCCGAGCAACTGGCCGGGCTCGAGGCCGAGATCGGGACGGCGCTGCCAGGCGACCTTCGCGCTCTGTTCAGCTGGCACGATGGGACCGCTCGGGTGTCGTTCGATGGCTCGAGCGTTTACTCGATGATGGGCTGCGTCGAGGCGATCTCGACCCGTCGGTTTCTCCTCGGGTTCAACAGTGACGGTGCGCGGTTCTCCGAACATTGGGTTCCCGTGCTCACGAAGGGCAACGGCGACTACGTCGCGTATGTGCTGTCGGGAACCGAGGCCGGCCAGCTGGTCGAGTACCGACACGACGACGCCTCGCGCCCCATTTGGGCGCCCTCGCTCGCGGCACTCGTGGCCAGCGCACTGCGCACCTGGGAGAGCAAGCCGGTTCGACAGCAGGGGACACTGATGCGGATCGGCGGGTGGAGCCGAGAGAGCGCGGTCCACGTGGGGGCGCTGGGGGTCGGCGACGCCATTGTCGTGTGCACCCTCGGCGCGGCGATGCGCCCATTCTGGAACCTCTATGTTCAGGTCGACGCCAATCGGTGGGTGTGGGGATTCTCAGGAGCAGAAGATTGGGAGCCGGAGGCGCTCGCGGTGGCCTCGCGGGCCATCGGCGGCCCGCTGAAAGACACGAGCACCGTCGCATCCAGCGTGGACGGCCTCTTGCTCGACAACGCATGGACGTTCGAGGACCGCCCGCCGCGCGCCCCCGACGACTTGAGCATGCTGGGCGTGTACCGAGGCCGCGTCGTTCGCGCCTGA
- a CDS encoding DUF4267 domain-containing protein, with the protein MNPNHSQLSWKLTSPTALFTLLLGAFLLFLSIQGAMDPIRAARGFGLTDSGSEVIPWLYVKAGRDLGLALAMFALVAIRQRKAAGVFVLATIVMPTVDALTVLHGGASLAFALSVHGSAVVYGVVLAAALLRPQVAHAPQLQG; encoded by the coding sequence ATGAATCCGAACCACTCCCAGTTGTCCTGGAAGCTCACGTCCCCCACGGCGTTGTTCACCTTGCTGCTGGGTGCCTTCCTGCTGTTCCTCAGCATCCAGGGAGCGATGGACCCGATCCGCGCGGCCAGGGGCTTCGGCCTGACCGACTCCGGGAGCGAGGTCATCCCCTGGCTCTACGTCAAGGCGGGCAGGGACCTCGGCCTGGCACTGGCGATGTTCGCCCTGGTGGCCATCCGACAGCGAAAGGCCGCGGGTGTCTTCGTCCTCGCCACCATCGTGATGCCCACCGTGGACGCGCTGACCGTGCTGCATGGTGGTGCCTCGCTCGCCTTCGCGCTCTCGGTCCATGGAAGCGCGGTGGTCTACGGAGTCGTGCTGGCCGCCGCGCTGCTGCGCCCCCAGGTGGCGCATGCTCCCCAACTCCAGGGGTGA
- a CDS encoding nuclear transport factor 2 family protein: MDIDMQALVTLAQSYFDAAYEMDADKFANLFHPVSSVSSAVRVGEDIQVSVTPIQTWLAAVRNMKAPKQLGLERHDEILSIDVAKELALVKLKLQIPPRCFTDMLSCVKVAGTWRIIQKVTFSSTLPTTLSQT; encoded by the coding sequence ATGGATATCGACATGCAGGCTTTGGTCACTCTGGCGCAGTCCTATTTCGACGCGGCCTACGAAATGGATGCTGATAAATTCGCGAACCTCTTTCACCCCGTGAGTTCCGTGAGCTCCGCGGTGAGAGTCGGCGAGGACATCCAGGTGAGCGTGACGCCGATACAGACGTGGCTGGCGGCGGTCCGGAACATGAAGGCTCCGAAACAACTGGGCTTGGAACGTCACGATGAAATCTTGTCCATCGATGTTGCCAAGGAATTGGCACTCGTGAAGCTGAAACTGCAGATCCCGCCCCGCTGCTTCACCGACATGTTGTCGTGTGTCAAGGTTGCTGGGACCTGGAGGATTATTCAGAAAGTGACATTCTCATCAACGCTCCCCACCACCCTCTCCCAAACATAA
- a CDS encoding cell wall anchor protein, giving the protein MTPFRSLWLAAALMMAACGTTELAQPDDVQAATTAQGLSTLSVRGTTSASALDTTTLSIPTPVGTAAGDVLVMQLSNREAVTAVATPPAGWTLLRSEQSASAIKSWLFLRVASAAEPSSHTFTLDLASSMAATLVAVSGADPLEPIDVHVGQKNGNSASLALPVATTSSANGLAVWFSAQVWGGTACPAVHTPPTGFIEQLDTCLVSSSRGVLHSAATSELGAAGAQPAFTGSSTLPNTNITHAVVLRPLQPPATGEITLVGATNASGKTVTSLTLSTPTGVVAGHVLLAHLANRNQIGAEITPPAGWTLVRTDMSTWSIRGWVFVRVATAGEPATHTFQSSIASYLVGNLVAYAGVNPVNPIDTHAGKSNSSSTAFTTPQLSTSTAGGAAVWFGAQAWTGAACPTSAIEPPVGFAETYDTCLVSSSQGLVFNAAFMPLAGAGIQGPFNGSSTFAETNVAQVVALRRAEVASPSGVALRGSSHHSGLSIASLSIPKPSGTEANDALIARVTVRNNIAATVTPPAGWTFLRSEQSAYAIRTWIFYRVAGASEPASYAFGLDATTHMAGSVEAFSGVDPLQPIDVHAGQKNGDSASFTVPDVVTGSVGGLAVWYGSQVWPDATCPATGIEPPLGFTEAFDACLGHANGLLFNAAYRSLTAPGLQTGLSGSSAFVQTNTAHVIVLRAANAPSCMVGDTYASTFTLQGTVTAPQIVEPSGLAASRVVGNALYVHNEDTTAIVAINTLNASTLGTFNVTNVTPADWEDLATGPCPSGSCIFIGDIGKWSANFPPGGTPTSFTIYRVPEPDLANGQTSGGLVAEAFPFVYPDGAKDAESLMVHPTTGDIYVVTKNGDTGKSGVYKFPQPLTPGVQATLIHVHTIQLPLNGDPNFSAATAAAIHPCANRFLLRTYRTVYEFRATPGLGFESAVFATPVTLTDTAEGQGESIEYEANGAGYFTMSESPSPFRLKRVPLR; this is encoded by the coding sequence ATGACCCCATTCCGAAGTCTGTGGCTCGCGGCCGCCCTGATGATGGCCGCTTGTGGAACGACTGAGCTCGCGCAGCCCGACGACGTACAGGCTGCGACGACGGCCCAGGGCCTCTCCACGCTCTCCGTGCGAGGAACCACCAGCGCGAGCGCCCTGGACACCACCACCCTCTCCATCCCCACCCCCGTCGGTACGGCCGCCGGAGATGTGCTGGTGATGCAGCTGAGCAATCGCGAAGCCGTCACCGCCGTCGCCACCCCTCCCGCTGGCTGGACACTGCTGCGCTCCGAGCAGAGCGCCTCGGCCATCAAGTCCTGGCTCTTCCTCCGCGTGGCCAGCGCGGCCGAGCCGAGCAGCCACACCTTCACCCTCGACCTCGCCAGCTCCATGGCGGCCACCCTGGTCGCGGTGTCGGGCGCGGATCCGCTCGAGCCGATCGACGTGCACGTGGGCCAGAAGAATGGCAACAGCGCGAGCCTCGCGCTGCCCGTCGCCACCACGTCGTCCGCGAACGGCCTCGCAGTGTGGTTCTCGGCCCAGGTCTGGGGAGGCACCGCGTGCCCCGCGGTCCACACCCCTCCGACGGGCTTCATCGAGCAGCTCGACACCTGCCTCGTCTCGTCGTCGCGCGGCGTGCTGCACAGCGCCGCCACCTCGGAGCTCGGGGCCGCGGGTGCCCAGCCCGCCTTCACCGGCAGCTCCACGCTCCCCAATACCAACATCACGCACGCGGTGGTGCTGCGTCCCCTCCAGCCGCCAGCCACTGGGGAGATCACCCTCGTCGGCGCCACGAACGCGAGCGGCAAGACGGTCACCAGCCTGACGCTCTCGACCCCTACGGGCGTCGTCGCCGGTCACGTGCTGCTGGCGCACCTGGCGAACCGGAACCAGATCGGCGCCGAGATCACCCCGCCCGCGGGTTGGACGCTCGTTCGCACCGACATGAGCACCTGGAGCATCCGCGGCTGGGTCTTCGTCCGCGTCGCCACCGCCGGCGAGCCCGCGACCCACACGTTCCAGAGTTCCATCGCGAGCTACCTCGTCGGCAACCTCGTGGCGTATGCCGGCGTCAATCCGGTCAACCCGATCGACACGCACGCCGGCAAGAGCAACAGCAGCTCGACGGCCTTCACGACCCCGCAGCTGAGCACCTCGACCGCGGGTGGGGCGGCCGTCTGGTTCGGCGCGCAGGCGTGGACCGGCGCCGCGTGTCCGACGTCGGCCATCGAGCCCCCCGTGGGCTTCGCCGAGACCTACGACACCTGCCTGGTGTCCTCGTCCCAGGGCCTTGTCTTCAACGCCGCCTTCATGCCCCTCGCCGGTGCCGGCATCCAGGGCCCGTTCAACGGGAGCTCGACGTTCGCCGAGACCAACGTCGCGCAGGTCGTCGCCCTTCGCCGCGCCGAGGTCGCATCGCCCTCGGGGGTCGCGTTGCGTGGGAGCTCGCACCACAGCGGCCTGTCGATTGCTTCGCTGTCGATCCCCAAGCCGTCGGGGACCGAGGCCAACGACGCGCTCATCGCGCGGGTGACCGTGCGCAACAACATCGCCGCGACCGTCACGCCGCCCGCCGGCTGGACGTTCCTGCGCTCGGAGCAGAGCGCCTATGCCATCCGCACCTGGATCTTCTACCGCGTCGCGGGCGCCTCCGAGCCCGCGAGCTACGCGTTCGGACTGGACGCGACCACCCACATGGCGGGGAGCGTGGAGGCCTTCAGCGGCGTCGATCCGCTCCAGCCCATCGACGTGCACGCAGGCCAGAAGAACGGCGACTCCGCGTCGTTCACCGTGCCCGACGTGGTGACCGGCAGCGTGGGGGGCCTCGCCGTCTGGTACGGCTCCCAGGTCTGGCCGGACGCCACTTGCCCTGCCACCGGCATCGAGCCGCCGCTCGGCTTCACCGAGGCCTTCGATGCGTGCCTGGGTCACGCCAACGGACTGCTCTTCAATGCGGCCTACCGGTCGCTCACCGCGCCGGGCCTCCAGACGGGCCTCTCCGGCAGCTCCGCGTTCGTGCAGACCAACACCGCGCACGTGATCGTCCTGCGCGCCGCCAACGCCCCCAGTTGCATGGTCGGCGACACGTACGCGAGCACCTTCACGCTCCAGGGCACCGTGACCGCGCCGCAAATCGTGGAGCCCTCGGGCCTGGCCGCGAGCCGCGTGGTCGGCAACGCGCTCTACGTGCACAACGAAGACACCACCGCCATCGTCGCGATCAACACCCTCAACGCGAGCACGCTCGGCACGTTCAACGTGACCAACGTGACGCCGGCCGACTGGGAGGACCTCGCAACCGGGCCCTGCCCGAGCGGCTCGTGCATCTTCATCGGTGACATCGGGAAGTGGAGCGCCAACTTCCCTCCGGGTGGCACCCCCACGTCGTTCACGATCTACCGCGTGCCCGAGCCGGATCTCGCCAACGGCCAGACCTCGGGGGGGCTCGTCGCCGAGGCCTTCCCGTTCGTCTATCCGGACGGCGCGAAGGACGCGGAGTCGCTGATGGTGCACCCCACCACCGGGGACATCTACGTCGTCACCAAGAACGGGGACACGGGGAAGAGCGGCGTGTACAAGTTCCCCCAGCCGCTGACGCCCGGCGTGCAGGCCACGCTGATCCACGTCCACACAATCCAGCTGCCGCTGAACGGAGACCCCAACTTCTCGGCCGCGACGGCGGCGGCGATCCACCCATGCGCGAATCGCTTCCTCCTTCGCACCTACCGCACTGTCTACGAGTTCCGTGCGACGCCGGGACTTGGCTTCGAGTCGGCCGTCTTCGCGACGCCCGTCACGCTGACCGACACCGCCGAGGGCCAGGGTGAGTCAATCGAGTACGAGGCCAACGGCGCGGGCTACTTCACGATGAGCGAGAGCCCCTCGCCATTCAGGCTCAAGCGCGTGCCTCTGCGATAG
- a CDS encoding LysR family transcriptional regulator, giving the protein MSDPLLSTSDFGQLRAFVAVAESLNFSRAAEKLGVSSSALSQLVRGLEERIGVRLLHRNTRSVSLTEAGDQLFQRVRPAVQELAAAFVQTRERGARPVGIVRIHCFRTAATLFLRPLLRPFHDAYPDVVLDITLDDEVVDIVAGGYDAAIRIGEVIDQDMVAIRLGPDLRQIAVASPDYLARCGTPRHPRDLASHRCIAWRWPGHEKPYKWEFVEDEKWFEVAVEGPVITNLKDFGLQAAVDGLGIAFASEQLIAPHVAAGRLVKLLEPWSGLFPGYYLCYPAQRQMAPPLRAFIDSVRSISKESAD; this is encoded by the coding sequence ATGAGCGATCCCCTTCTTTCCACCAGCGATTTCGGCCAACTCCGCGCCTTTGTCGCGGTCGCCGAGTCGCTCAACTTCAGTCGTGCTGCCGAGAAACTCGGCGTCTCCTCCTCGGCCCTGAGCCAACTGGTCCGCGGGCTCGAGGAGCGCATCGGCGTCCGCCTCCTGCATCGAAACACTCGGAGCGTCTCCTTGACCGAGGCCGGCGACCAGCTGTTTCAGCGAGTCCGGCCCGCGGTCCAGGAGCTTGCAGCGGCCTTCGTGCAGACTCGCGAGCGCGGTGCCCGTCCCGTCGGCATCGTTCGCATTCACTGCTTCCGGACGGCCGCGACCTTGTTTCTGAGGCCACTCCTGCGACCCTTCCATGACGCGTATCCCGACGTCGTGCTCGACATCACGCTCGACGATGAGGTCGTGGATATCGTGGCCGGTGGCTATGACGCCGCCATCCGCATTGGCGAGGTCATCGATCAGGACATGGTCGCCATCAGGCTTGGTCCGGACCTGCGGCAGATCGCCGTCGCCTCGCCTGACTATCTCGCTCGGTGCGGCACGCCTCGACATCCGCGTGACCTCGCATCTCATCGGTGCATCGCCTGGCGCTGGCCCGGTCACGAAAAGCCATACAAATGGGAGTTTGTGGAAGATGAGAAATGGTTCGAGGTCGCGGTCGAGGGACCGGTCATTACCAACCTCAAGGACTTTGGACTCCAGGCGGCCGTCGATGGGCTCGGCATCGCATTCGCCAGTGAGCAACTGATTGCGCCGCACGTCGCCGCAGGCCGGCTGGTGAAGTTGCTCGAGCCCTGGTCAGGTCTGTTTCCGGGATACTACCTTTGCTATCCGGCGCAGCGACAGATGGCACCGCCGCTGCGAGCGTTCATCGATTCAGTTCGCTCGATATCGAAGGAATCCGCCGACTGA
- a CDS encoding AraC family transcriptional regulator, whose protein sequence is MNLSHASDLLGQILERTRLRGGLYCRTVARAPWGLRFAPRTSAALHLIISGSCHLTQGRDAVSLGPGDVVLLPRGDGHAVADSPRSPKLRVEEWLATRGEGASSYVLGGDGVESRVLCGFYAFDEPGAHPVLRLLPERVHLRGASEDARALLPTVSLLEREYERGERGSSVIVSRLLDILLVQVLRAWADAQPPGGAGWLGALGDRTLASALGWMHAEPGRSWTVDELARRSGLSRATLARRFASQVGVAPHEYLTGLRMQEAARALREGQDGLAAIASRVGYESEFAFNRAFRREMGVPPGEYRRKAREG, encoded by the coding sequence ATGAACCTCTCGCATGCTTCCGACCTGCTGGGGCAGATTCTCGAGCGAACCCGTCTGAGAGGGGGGCTCTACTGCCGCACTGTTGCGCGGGCCCCCTGGGGGCTGCGCTTTGCTCCCAGGACCTCGGCGGCGCTGCACCTGATCATCTCGGGCTCCTGTCACCTGACGCAGGGCCGGGACGCCGTCTCGCTGGGGCCTGGTGATGTCGTGCTGCTGCCGCGCGGCGACGGGCATGCCGTCGCGGACTCGCCACGCAGCCCCAAGCTGAGGGTGGAAGAGTGGCTGGCGACACGTGGCGAAGGGGCTTCCTCGTATGTGTTGGGCGGGGACGGCGTGGAGTCGCGGGTGCTCTGCGGCTTCTACGCGTTCGATGAGCCGGGGGCGCACCCCGTGTTGCGGCTGCTTCCCGAGCGGGTCCACCTGCGGGGGGCTTCCGAAGACGCGCGTGCCCTGTTGCCCACGGTGTCGCTGCTCGAACGGGAGTACGAGCGGGGAGAGCGAGGCTCCTCGGTCATCGTCTCTCGGTTGCTCGACATCCTCCTGGTGCAGGTGCTTCGTGCCTGGGCGGACGCGCAGCCGCCGGGTGGCGCGGGCTGGTTGGGGGCGCTCGGCGACCGGACGCTCGCCAGCGCCCTGGGCTGGATGCACGCGGAGCCGGGACGGAGCTGGACAGTGGACGAGCTTGCGCGGCGCTCAGGTCTCTCGAGGGCGACGCTCGCGCGGCGCTTCGCGAGCCAGGTCGGCGTGGCGCCTCATGAGTACCTCACGGGGCTTCGGATGCAGGAGGCCGCGCGCGCGTTGCGTGAGGGACAGGACGGGCTCGCGGCCATCGCGAGCCGCGTGGGTTACGAGTCCGAGTTCGCCTTCAATCGGGCTTTTCGGCGGGAGATGGGAGTGCCTCCCGGCGAGTACCGGCGCAAGGCTCGGGAGGGCTGA